One region of Stegostoma tigrinum isolate sSteTig4 chromosome 19, sSteTig4.hap1, whole genome shotgun sequence genomic DNA includes:
- the rh50 gene encoding rh50-like protein: MSAIRCRLPFLVIFLEGILLVLIALFVTYDEHTDSAAHSNETDHQYNQLYSIFPVFQDVQVMIFVGFGLLMGFLKKYGYGGIAFNFMIAVFSVQWALLVQGWFYHFHDGRIHIGVYNLLTAETACATVMISFGAVLGKTSPVQILILSLLEVPIFTATEWIIMELLKIKDVGGSITIHLFACYFGLSVTTVLYRPGLKDGHKDEGADYNSDKLAMLGTLLLWVFWPSFNSVFAANGHGQHRAVIHTYIGLSSCTLTTFAISSLLDKRGKINIAHIQNAALAGGVAVGSAADMMVTPAGAFALGCIASVLCTVGFKYLTPFLAKKLKIQDVCGINNLHGIPGFVGAIAGIATILLTTDERYGHGLYDTFPERVPKEGDIKLAELVGVLPYLKAGGGRSAWDQAQYQAAAIGVCLGIAVLGGTVTGFILKLPFLAQPKDEYCFNDDAYFEVPEVEGKEEFEFTNKNSANNNQRLKLPV; this comes from the coding sequence ATGTCCGCTATACGCTGCCGGTTGCCCTTCCTTGTCATCTTCCTGGAAGGGATCTTACTCGTGCTGATTGCGCTTTTCGTGACTTATGATGAGCACACTGATTCTGCAGCGCACAGCAATGAGACAGATCACCAATACAATCAGCTGTATTCCATCTTCCCAGTTTTTCAGGACGTCCAGGTGATGATTTTTGTGGGCTTTGGACTCCTGATGGGCTTCCTGAAAAAGTACGGGTACGGAGGGATTGCCTTCAATTTTATGATTGCAGTGTTTTCCGTGCAGTGGGCTCTGCTGGTGCAAGGCTGGTTCTATCACTTCCACGACGGCAGGATTCACATCGGAGTTTACAACTTGCTGACCGCCGAAACCGCTTGTGCCACTGTCATGATCTCATTCGGAGCCGTGCTTGGCAAGACCAGTCCTGTGCAGATCCTCATTCTGTCTCTGCTGGAAGTGCCCATCTTTACTGCAACCGAGTGGATTATTATGGAGCTGCTCAAAATCAAGGACGTCGGAGGGTCTATAACCATCCACTTGTTTGCTTGCTACTTTGGTCTCAGCGTCACCACGGTGCTTTACAGACCCGGCTTAAAAGATGGGCACAAGGACGAGGGGGCGGACTATAACTCGGACAAGCTGGCCATGTTGGGCACTTTGTTGCTGTGGGTCTTCTGGCCCAGCTTTAACTCAGTTTTCGCTGCGAATGGACACGGCCAGCACCGGGCGGTGATCCACACCTACATCGGCCTTAGCTCTTGTACCTTGACCACGTTCGCCATCTCCAGCCTGTTGGACAAACGGGGTAAGATCAACATCGCTCACATCCAGAACGCTGCCCTGGCAGGCGGTGTGGCTGTGGGCTCTGCAGCCGATATGATGGTGACTCCAGCCGGGGCATTCGCCCTGGGCTGCATCGCCTCGGTGCTCTGCACCGTGGGATTTAAATACTTGACTCCCTTCCTGGCCAAAAAACTCAAAATCCAAGACGTTTGCGGCATCAATAATTTGCACGGGATCCCTGGCTTTGTCGGAGCTATTGCCGGAATTGCCACTATCCTGTTGACAACCGATGAGAGATACGGCCACGGCTTGTATGACACCTTCCCGGAGCGGGTCCCCAAGGAAGGAGATATCAAGCTGGCCGAGCTGGTCGGGGTGCTGCCTTACCTGAAGGCTGGAGGTGGCCGCAGCGCTTGGGATCAGGCACAGTACCAGGCGGCAGCTATCGGGGTCTGTTTGGGCATCGCTGTCTTAGGAGGGACCGTCACTGGCTTCATACTAAAACTCCCCTTTCTGGCTCAGCCCAAAGACGAGTATTGTTTCAATGACGACGCTTACTTTGAAGTGCCCGAGGTGGAAGGGAAAGAAGAATTCGAATTTACCAATAAAAACAGCGCGAACAATAACCAGCGCCTTAAACTTCCGGTTTGA
- the LOC125461233 gene encoding uncharacterized protein LOC125461233 isoform X2 yields MITSNYPAAFTFLDLIISVWLDPHNVTDKSGPQVPPPIRSLHQRISVPIEIAPLSLPFPCEPDYCKLETQTEIAGVTQQIWRHLQTEKQIPRFFVLLNYKLQHPVNLDINFRAHKNNFPITPECWEATAAEQAAMGSQAWACLLHLHFVFLLLSRTYLIKRVLWQEVASMGSGAAAAVAPAASSETVQLPSRSVSL; encoded by the exons ATGATAACATCAAACTATCCCGCTGCCTTCACTTTTCTAGATCTCATCATTTCTGTCTGGTTAGACCCACATAATGTGACAGACAAATCGGGACCACAAGTCCCTCCTCCAATACGAAGTTTGCATCAACGAATTTCAGTTCCAATCGAAATcgctcccctctctctccctttcccgtGCGAGCCAGACTATTGTAaacttgaaacacaaacagaaatcgctggagtcactcagcagatctggcggcattTGCAGACAGAGAAGCAGATTCCGCGATTCTTTGTTTTACTTAATTATAAACTTCAGCATCCTGTTAATCTCGATATCAATTTCAGAGCCCACAAGAATAATTTTCCCATTACGCCCGAATGTTGGGAAGCCACAG CAGCAGAACAGGCAGCTATGGGCTCACAGGCCTGGGCTTGTCTTCTTcatcttcattttgttttccttcttctTTCTCGAACTTACCTGATAAAGAGAGTTCTTTGGCAAGAGGTGGCTTCAATGGGCTCGGGAGCAGCGGCAGCGGTGGCACCGGCAGCATCTTCAGAGACAGTGCAGCTACCGAGTCGGTCAGTCAGCCTGTGA
- the LOC125461233 gene encoding uncharacterized protein LOC125461233 isoform X1: protein MITSNYPAAFTFLDLIISVWLDPHNVTDKSGPQVPPPIRSLHQRISVPIEIAPLSLPFPCEPDYCKLETQTEIAGVTQQIWRHLQTEKQIPRFFVLLNYKLQHPVNLDINFRAHKNNFPITPECWEATESSLARGGFNGLGSSGSGGTGSIFRDSAATESVSQPVKPAAGMERPGVDWEAQSGTLSAAWRGLGRPGTALWRQHGEGKVGLSLNYLSLKFHSKLM from the exons ATGATAACATCAAACTATCCCGCTGCCTTCACTTTTCTAGATCTCATCATTTCTGTCTGGTTAGACCCACATAATGTGACAGACAAATCGGGACCACAAGTCCCTCCTCCAATACGAAGTTTGCATCAACGAATTTCAGTTCCAATCGAAATcgctcccctctctctccctttcccgtGCGAGCCAGACTATTGTAaacttgaaacacaaacagaaatcgctggagtcactcagcagatctggcggcattTGCAGACAGAGAAGCAGATTCCGCGATTCTTTGTTTTACTTAATTATAAACTTCAGCATCCTGTTAATCTCGATATCAATTTCAGAGCCCACAAGAATAATTTTCCCATTACGCCCGAATGTTGGGAAGCCACAG AGAGTTCTTTGGCAAGAGGTGGCTTCAATGGGCTCGGGAGCAGCGGCAGCGGTGGCACCGGCAGCATCTTCAGAGACAGTGCAGCTACCGAGTCGGTCAGTCAGCCTGTGAAGCCTGCAGCTGGAATGGAAAGGCCTGGCGTGGACTGGGaagcccagagtgggacactcTCAGCAGCATGGCGTGGGTTGGGAAGGCCTGGAACGGCACTCTGGCGGCAGCAtggagaaggaaaagttggactctctttaaATTATCTTTCTTTAAAATTTCATTCCAAGTTAATGTGA